One genomic window of Evansella cellulosilytica DSM 2522 includes the following:
- a CDS encoding dihydroorotate dehydrogenase — MPDWSYHLLFKPVLKRIPTYYSREFIHRGMNTIASVPGGKGLINFLGREESDPRLQKEIDGITFPNSIGLSGKIDPLLTGTNAFSNLGFGFLEIGPVTISERDGNIPEVNEKEQYIIFPEKIGSIGLEKTVEKLRNNSYAQPIFVRVNGTASEVIDMMTELEPFADAYIVDHEILKKLPELHIKKPLYTRFSVHEIPSNVDERAHGIILEEVATFQDYENRTLLIDAVEQLRYGGFSKTMITVGGIIEPNDAIDLFHAGADLVMLSGGYVFSGPGLPKRIKEQQVFENQSKQEPPKKSGWLSYFLFGLAMFIGGLIALILSMTTVILPYDEHFLEMPREVIVAFNERILYFMAHDRMTLAGTMISGSIIYMSLAYFGVRHSILWTKQAIDAASIIGFLGIFLFIGYGYFDWLHLLFWLVLLPFFIVGFMKTKGMKGAPASTNRFNTPTWKRGLIGQLAFVMLGFSFVIGGIIISIIGVTGVFIETDIAYICMPPEMMDAFNERLIPVIAHDRAGFGSALLSVGLLVLLLALWGFQQGNQWIWWTFLIGGIPAFAAGIGVHFAIGYTTFIHLLPAYYALALYVCGLLFSYQFFKKN; from the coding sequence ATGCCAGATTGGTCTTATCATTTATTATTTAAGCCAGTATTAAAGCGAATCCCAACTTATTATTCTCGTGAATTTATACATAGAGGAATGAATACGATTGCCTCTGTACCGGGTGGAAAAGGTTTGATCAACTTTCTTGGGAGAGAAGAATCTGATCCTCGGCTACAGAAAGAGATAGATGGGATAACTTTTCCCAACAGCATAGGTCTTTCTGGAAAAATAGATCCTTTATTAACAGGGACAAACGCCTTTTCAAATTTAGGATTCGGCTTTCTCGAAATTGGACCTGTTACTATATCTGAGCGGGATGGAAACATACCAGAAGTTAATGAAAAAGAGCAGTACATTATTTTTCCTGAAAAAATAGGCTCTATTGGACTAGAAAAAACGGTGGAGAAGCTCCGGAACAACTCTTATGCTCAACCGATATTTGTGAGAGTTAATGGTACAGCTTCAGAGGTTATAGACATGATGACGGAATTGGAGCCCTTTGCTGATGCATATATTGTTGACCATGAAATATTAAAAAAACTTCCAGAACTACATATTAAAAAACCACTTTATACGAGATTCTCGGTTCACGAGATCCCTAGTAATGTTGATGAAAGAGCACACGGCATCATACTAGAAGAGGTGGCTACTTTTCAGGATTATGAGAATCGTACACTTTTAATTGATGCTGTTGAACAGCTTCGGTATGGTGGTTTTTCAAAAACAATGATTACTGTCGGTGGGATTATCGAGCCAAATGATGCCATTGATTTATTTCATGCTGGAGCCGATTTGGTCATGTTAAGCGGTGGTTATGTTTTTTCTGGTCCAGGCTTACCGAAACGTATTAAAGAGCAGCAAGTATTTGAGAATCAATCCAAACAGGAGCCCCCAAAAAAGAGCGGATGGTTATCTTATTTCCTATTTGGTTTAGCGATGTTTATTGGAGGGTTAATTGCTTTAATACTTAGTATGACCACTGTTATTTTGCCGTACGACGAACATTTTCTTGAAATGCCTCGTGAAGTAATCGTTGCATTCAACGAACGCATTTTGTATTTTATGGCTCACGATAGAATGACTCTTGCTGGGACAATGATTTCAGGATCAATTATTTATATGTCTCTAGCGTATTTCGGTGTCCGCCATAGCATTTTATGGACGAAGCAAGCGATTGACGCAGCATCTATTATCGGTTTTCTCGGTATTTTCTTATTTATTGGCTACGGTTATTTTGATTGGCTTCATCTTTTATTTTGGCTCGTGCTACTACCTTTTTTTATCGTTGGATTTATGAAAACGAAGGGAATGAAAGGTGCTCCTGCTTCAACAAATCGCTTTAACACACCTACTTGGAAGCGAGGGTTAATCGGCCAACTCGCCTTTGTGATGTTAGGCTTTTCCTTTGTTATCGGAGGAATCATTATTTCTATCATCGGTGTAACCGGCGTATTTATCGAAACTGATATCGCCTACATCTGTATGCCACCTGAGATGATGGATGCATTCAATGAAAGACTCATTCCGGTTATCGCTCATGATAGAGCTGGGTTTGGCAGTGCGCTACTAAGTGTTGGATTGTTAGTGTTATTGTTAGCGTTATGGGGATTTCAGCAAGGGAATCAGTGGATTTGGTGGACGTTTCTAATCGGCGGTATTCCTGCATTCGCTGCAGGAATTGGCGTGCATTTTGCCATTGGCTATACGACTTTTATTCACTTACTTCCAGCTTATTACGCATTAGCATTATACGTTTGCGGTCTTCTTTTTAGCTATCAGTTTTTTAAGAAAAACTAA